A window of Anabas testudineus chromosome 7, fAnaTes1.2, whole genome shotgun sequence genomic DNA:
cgcttctcctccattcctcaggcatcttctcactctctagaatcctattgaacaaactggttagaaactccactgctgtctctcctaagcacttccacacctccacaggtacgtcatcaggaccaacaccctttccactcttcatccttttcagagccttcctaacctcatcctttccaatctcttctatttcctgctccacaacatcaacatcttcctctcttctttccctgtcattttcctcattcatcagatcctcaaaatactccttccatcttttctgcacactctcctgggttgttagtacctttccatctctgtccttaatcacccttacctgttgcacatccttcccatctctatctctctgtctggctagcctgtacaagtccttctctccttcctttgtgtctaacctgtcatacagctcatcgtaagctttctgtttggcctttgccacctccctcttcactctacgctgcgcttccttgtactcctgtctactttcctcagtcctttctacatcccacttccttctagctaacttcttcctctggacgcattcctgtacttcctcattccaccaccaagtgtctttaccttctttcctctttccagatgacacacctagcaccttcctacctgtttccctgataacttctgctgtggtttcccagtcatctggaagctcatcctgaccacccagaacctgtctcaacttctgcctgaattcctcacaagtttcttcattctttagcttccaccacttggtcttcttctctgacttccctcttttcttcttcctgacctccagagtcatcttgcacaccaccatgcggtgctgtctggctacactctctcctaccaccactttgcagtcactaacctctctcaaatgacctcgtctacataggaggtagtccacctgcgtactcctacctccacttctgtatgtcactctatgttcctctcgcttctggaagtaagtgttgactacagccatttccatcctcttagcaaagtccaccaccatctgtccttccagattcctttccttcacaccaaacctgcccatcacctcctcatcacctctgttgccctcaccaacatgcccattgaagtctgctccaacaacaactctctctcctctggggatactctctatgacctcatcaaactcactccagaatctctccttctcttctaactcacagccaacctgtggcgcatacccactgactacattcaccatcaccccttcaatttctagctttatgctcatcaccctgtctgagactcttttcacctctagaacattgttcacaaactcccccttcaagatcactcctaccccgtttctcttcctatcaacaccatggtagaacagtttgtatcctcctccgatactacgtgccttgctgcccttccaccttgtctcctgcacacacagaacatctacctttcttctctccatcatgtctgccagctctctgcctttccctgtcatcgtaccaacgttaagagtccctattctcagatctatgctcctgccttttcccttctctctctgaccacgaacccttctgcctcccctctttcttcgaccaacagtagtcaaatttccaccggcaccctgtaggttaacagcatcggtggcggtcgttgttaacccgggcctcgaccgatccggtatgaaagaaaatgaattagtattaataaatgtattaaaacacattattaccTTTCAGTTAAGCAGTTTTATACTGTGTCATATTTTTGTtaatctgtgtgtatctgtgtatacCATATGACTATGGCCTCCGTCCTTGTGTAGACTTCCAATGTTTGAGTGATattaccattaaaaaaaaactgtatccTGTCCCTTtaatttcttctgcattttaGCTCTTGCAGGGCGCGTCCATTTTTACGAAACTCGAAAACTTTGCAATGCCTACCATCTGGTCGAAATGGCAAGGAGACGAGTGGAAAACCGCTTTCAACACACCCTCTGGACACCCTATGAATACCAGTCATGCCTTTTGGACTTACCAATGCCCCTGTCGTGTTCCAAAATCTGGTTAATTATGTTTTAGATGATATATGCAGAATAACCTTTTAGTCCCGTAAAGCTCTGCATGGTTTTCTTGGATTCGCCAATTTCTCAGGAAATTTATGCACAATTACAGTCAGGTCGCCAGCCCACTTCACCCTCTGACCTCCACCAAACCTTAATTTCTTTGGACTTCAAAAACCTGGAGTATCTCTGCACAGCCAAGCGTCTCAACACCCGACAAGCCAGGTGGGCTTTGTTCTTTAATAGATTAAACCTTTCCCTTTCATACCATCCAGACAACTGCAACATCAAGGTTGACGCCCTCTCTCAACAGTTTGAGCCCTCGTTCCTAACCCATCTGACTTCATCCTCCCTCCTGTCTGTCGGCTTGGAATCACTCTCCTAGGACTCAAAAAAAGAGGTAGTGAATGCTCACACGCCGTCACTCTTAGCCTGTTCACCGGATATATTGTATGCACCTTTTCTGCCACCCTGGGATGGCCCACACCCTTTTCGTGGTCAAGCGCCGGTTCTGGTGGCCTACTCTGGCAACTCTGTCTGCGCACAGGCCAAGCCTGTACATCAGGCACCTGCAGGGCACCTTCTCCCACTCTCTAGCCCTCGTTGCTCTTGGTCCCAGATCTCTGTAGATTTTGTCACCAGACTTCCCGTTTCCAAAGGCCCTAACGCCATCCGGACCAATGTGGACTGCTTTGCCAAGATGGTTCATTTCAACCCATCAGACAACTATAGACAATAGCACAACCCCAACACAGAAGAATATATGTAGTTGTTATATTCAGTAGTGAACCAGATTCTAAAccagaataaaatgaattagtattaattacacattattactaaaacatgacatgatgaccagcaggttagGAAatgcagtgagcagagagatggaggacagcagaGTGTAAAGGAGCATTGACTCAGAGTGAGGACCTGTGCGTTTCTTGCAATAAGTGTTgagttgtggaaaacagagttcagcttttttcagtgcctccatcatcagagagtgAAAGACACAAGAAGCTGGATCCTGGCAGCTCTCTGACTAAAGATTTCTCTCCTCCCTGATttatcttcctcctctctcatccTATGTGTCGTCATCTATGTCTTCATCACCCTCtgtattcatttttctctctgttgtaacaggttgttcatttattttattcatagcTGCTGGACTTCAATAGTTTTGTTCTTATCCCAGTACTGATCATAATGTTGAACAATGAATGCAGTCTACAGTTAAAGTAGTATTAaatagtatttattatattctttttttttgttgttgttgttataataGATATGCCAAAAGCCCAAAATGTAGTATAATAtgcaaatgtgttcatttctatTTAGGAAATAAATTAAGGGCCATAAATGCTAATTGATAATTAGAGACCGGATTTATTAACTTAACTACTGTTTCAGTCAAGTGAGAAGAATTTTCAGGAATATTTTCCCCATGAACTGTACATAAACCACATTAAAGTGATCACATCCATGTGAAACTCAGCTGCCTAAATTACCTCTGCTGCcaaaaaatgacataaaatggGACACAGATGTATTCTGACTAATTAGGATTTAATCACACTGGAATATtagaaaatacaatttaaataaatgttactcAGAAATTATggtaagaaaaatatatattaacctctgtacatttaaaaaatctcaAAGAGCGACTCTTTTGGAACAATTACAGGACATAttagtactgtatgtttgtatcTTTTCAGTGactccacagtttctctctacagtacgtTGGCCTGACAGGAGTGAGGCTGCAATATCTCAAGggtaacaatgagtttaacagtttttctaaaccagggataGAAAAAGGCATAGATcacagggtttagacaggagttaaatattgccatgaaaaacaaaaaaatgtgagtTGAAGAACCTATCATGAGCTCATAGCCAGCGAGAGATATGCCATAaaatggacagtaacacatgagaaacacagcaacaaccacaccaagagtcctggctgctttcagctcggatttcttcacagttacagtcactgaacgctgcagtttgacagctgcaatgtgggagcgcatggaacgagcctgagacacagccaccacaaacactctcgAATACAGAATTATGATGGATGTGGTGGGAATAATGAACCTTAAAATGAGGTCAACAGCTCCATTTATcttaatcacacattctccgtagcaggagttatacttgcctggttgtttcaggttatcaaataaaaacataaaattgtaGAAAACAGAGTAAATCCAACATAAGAGAACACAGATTTTAACTCTCTTTGGAGTGATTTTGGTGCTGTACCGCAATGGATCACAGACAGCAACATAACgatcgactgatatcagcaccatgtttactGCTGTAGCAGGGACGGTGATAACGGgtagaaaagaagacagaataCATGCCAGGTCACCCAGGAGCCAACAGGGTTCTGATAACAGGATTTGAAACGGCACCATGAGAAGACCCACAaagaagtctgagacagccagagagaggaggaggaggttggtggaggtgtggagctgcctgTAGTGAAATGGTATCATTATGGTAACTAttacaaacattcacagtattattgcaaagagaaaaaacattttaaaacagaacaacGTTTAGGTGCACAATTACTGACAACAGCATATTCcagttttaaaatgtggcaGTGGTAAACTCTGCTTATGAACCAAGacatcaaaccaaaacaatgtaATTGTTCAGAGAAATTAGACAAATGATCAGAGTTAAGATAATTATCcatgcctgaagtgggagatggagatgatgaccaacAGGTTGAGAAAAACAGTGAGCAAAGCAAGGAAGGGCAGCAGAGTGTAAATGAGCATTGACTCAGAGTGAGGACCTGTGCGTTTCTTGCAAGAGTTGTTCagttgtggaaagcagagttcagcttcctccagtgtctccatcatcacagagaggaggaggagagaaactgaTGATCATTTGTAGCTTTCTGAGAAAAGTTCAGTGTCATTGAaaatttctctcttctctctttcccccttcttcctcactgtcctcCTCCCTCATACTGCAAGTCATACTCATGCACCTTTGTCACTTTTGCTATATTTGTATAAACTTTACTGGGATGTAGTATTTCAGTTGTGGTTGATGCAAGCAGTAATAAAGTCACACTATTATGAGCTGCAGTGATatattaaaaagataaaaacaaatatgctgTCAGGAGTACTGTTAAAGTTAACAATAAGCTTTATCTCCATTTACAATATGCACAAATTCTTAAAGCATttcaaaatgctaaaacatttaatgtaagGTGTATGTGTAATGGAAGTCCATAACTAGCTTCTTGTTTGGGCTTCAAAACTCACTAAGGCCCTGGTTTACTAAAGGTGGGCATGTCAATCATGTAGAAACTTGGTAACAACCTCAGAAAACATCACAAGCTGATCTACTAAGGGTGTGCACTGAGGCCTGCATCTCTGAAATGAGTAAAATAGCACATTCAGCTTATTTTGCAACTTTGTCTTCATAAGTTTGCTGAGTAAGGCATTTTTGCTCAAGGGATTGTGTCTGAAATTCAGGTGCAGATGGCCTGTGTTATTTGAAGGAGGatgcaaatacaaaattaaagaaTGTGtccaaaatgtgtatttaccatccatattaatatatttgacATGAAAAAATGCTGTCTAATGATCCAGTTCTGGCGTTTTTGGTTGAACTACAAGAACGTAATGCAgcacaaaataaagttttgtagGGTTCAGCTAGTTGTTTAAAAGGACTAAGAACCTGAAGACCAACACTCACACAAGCTGAAAGACAGTTTTGCATGTAACTCTCGTAAAAGTaagctatttatttaattacctTAATGAAAGAGAAAGTATGTAGGTTAAATGTGTGCACACGTTTATTATGCCCCCAAAACGATCTGACTCTGGTTTTTGTCCACACAGAATGCACTGAATGAGGCcaaatgtgacttttatttgGTTTCTGCTAGGAACAATGGTTCCATAAAGCATTTCATCCAGTCTCATGGATTCTGTTCATTGTCCATTGACTATCATCATGAACAGATCACTTTTCACATAGTTCATTCTCCAGACTTATTTTTGGTTGTAGGCTCCGCCTGGCTTTAACGGCACAACCTCCATGTTGACTGGAGATCGGGCAGGATTCTCGGTTGGGGACTGACCTGCTCCGCTACCTGCCTGCAAGCGGCTTAATCCGCTCCATGTGGAGAGGAAATGTGTCAATGTTGATGTCCCTCGTAGGTGACTTAAGGtcactcgtgtgtgtgttttctcttggaACGTGTATGTGTATAAATGTTATCGCCTGGTGCGGTTTGAGCAGCGATCCGTCTACACTCAGGGACCGTATTAAATCAGTGCAGCCTcacctgtgtgctgtgtgtatgcACAGTGAGTGGGTATTAGATCTTTTCCTGTTGATGTACTGCTGGGGAGAAGTCGTCTTCTGGCTCTGGAACCTTTCTGCAGTGGCTACAATGGATCCATGTAGCTCTTTCTGCGACCTTCACTGCTGTGTAAACTGTAAGGAGGACCTGGAAGGGTCCCTGCCAGCGCTTGGAGTTCCAGTGCTTTCGTATGAGCTCCTTCATGATCACCCAATCTCCAGGTTGGAAAAAATGCAGTGGTCCAGTGGCCTGTTTAGGAAGTGCGTCCTTCACCTGTTGAGATATTTAAGATAGCACAGTCGAGAGATTTTTGCAATACCTTAACATGGCGTTATCACACAGCACGACTGGCAGTGTCTTTGTCCAAGGTAGGCCTGTTTCACTACAGCTCTTGTCCAGTTTGTTTTTAAGAGTACCATTCTCTTTTTCAACTGCTCCACTTTGTGGGTAATAGGCACAGTGTTGTCTAATATCTATTCCTAAAAATGTACTCACTTCAGTTTTTGGTGCATTAACAAAATGGGATCCATTGTTCGAGCTGATTTTGCATGGAATTCCCCAATGGGGGATTATCTCTGTCAAAAGAGCTTTGGTTACTACATGACTGTTTGCATGTTTAGCTGGAAAAGCTTCCACCCACTTTGACCACATGTTGACCATCGCTAGGCAGTATCTTTTCCCTTCTGCTGGTGATAGCTCTATGAAATCCATCATAAGATGTTCGAAGGGTTTTAAAGGTGATGTGCTGCTTGTTGTATGTGTGGAACACGTCCTGCATTGTGTGTAGCACAGATCATGCAAGCTTCACAGGGTTTTTGTGGATACACAGAAAAGCCTTTTGTGTACCAATGTTATGTGAGTGCATTCTAACATCCCTCCTTTTGACACGTGGTCTAACCCATGTGTCAATTCAGCaaattgtggaaaaaaatgttttgggaGGCAAGGCTTGTCATCAGGACCCCACCACACACCATCAGTGAAGTGTGCTCCATTGCTCTTCCATAGGCGTGCTTCCTGTGGTGTAGAAAAAGGCTGCATTTCTGTTAGGGAGGGGAGGGCTGAtagggaagagggagagaagagtgggggaggagagaggaagagtttTACATGCTGCAGCCTTGGCAGCCTCATCAGCAGCTGCGTTGCCTAAGGAGACAAAGTCACGGTTAGAAGTATGTGCCTGGCATTTGCAGATAGCTAAAGCTAAAGGTAGCAAAATAGCAGTATAGCAGTATAGGTTTACCATCAGATTTAAGGAAATTCCTGTGTTTGCACAGGGCGCCAAAGTCATGTGCAACACCAAAAGCATACCGAGAATCTTTGTAAATGGTGCAGCTTTACATGCTTCAGTGAGTGCTACACAGCTTGTGCAGAGTAGTGACATGGAAGTGGAACTGCAGCATTTACTGCTTGTAGGTCTTGGACAAACCTCCATTCTATGGGTTGACCATGGTCTCTGATTTTCTTTACAGGAATCAAGGGAGTGCGCACTGGGGAGATTTCACAGGGGCAATTACTCCAGCTGTGAGCAATGAGTTAAATGCCGGTGTGATACCATCAATGGTTTCCCGTTTAAAGGATACTGTGGTTTACATGGACGATAGTCAGATTCAGGAATAATAATTACAGGTTCACAATCCTTTATTAGACCAACATCATATTTATGATCAGCCCAAAGGAAGGATGGACTGAGTCTAGTAAAGGTTCAAAAATGGAGGGCGCTTCTGATGTTACTTGAAACAAATGCATCAAGGGTGACATAGGGGTGGGAACCAGCTggtctgtaaaaacaacatgaacaacattTAAACTAGCCTGATACGTTTTGCAATAACACTGCAGAGTCGGAGAATAACTCAGACGGATCTGCAGTGGGTTGCCATTGTCTTACAGCTTGACAGCGCTTAACAAACAAGCCTAGGTCCTGCCACTCCTCCATGTTATGTTTGGCCAAAGAAACATGTGGGGAGGAGTGAGGGACATCATAAGAACAAAGTTGTTTGGGGCTAAGAGAGATCGCAAGCGCGCACCTGTACTCATCCCAGTACAGGGTTTGAGAGGTAATACATTCATCACCTAAGCGGAGCCATAGTTTCTCATACTGTTCATTTGGACCATAGGACACATGAGCTGTACAATGCAGCTCTCCTGATGTCATAAAGTCTGAACATGTGTCTGTTAATGTCCTATGGGCAAAAGTGAGGAGGTCAGTGGTAAGCATCTCAATCTTAATTAACCATTCATATATATACATGAGGGGATCTGAGTTCAAGCGTACACCAGCATATGAATCCAAATCAGAAGTGTTAATTACATTTAAGCCTTCAGGTGTGCTGATAATACTTATACCCAACAAACATATGAGGTCTCTTCCTAGGAGATTTATCAGACAtagagaagagaacaaaaaagaatGTTTAACAATTTTGCGATCAGCTGCGGTACAGGACAGTGAAACTGTCACCTTTTCTTTAACCGTCTAGCCAGGTGATCTTACAGAGTAAACTATGCGACCGCTCAGTTTAGGTGTGTATGGAAATGAAGCATGTGTTATTACAGAATGTGTGGCTCCAGAGTCCACCAAAAAGAGCACAGGAGTCTGAGCTATAATTAACGATAGCACAGGAAAGCATTTGAAACCTTCTGGGCTTTCAGAAACATACTGGTAATATGTAGTGTATGTTCTCCTGCTGTTCCTTTGCTGCAGATTCCTTCGCTCTATTGATGTTATCTGCATGACGTGCATGGCGTACAATTTCTTTAAAGCGGCCTTCTTCTTCTATATAAGTGCGCTTAACTTCAGTCGCCAGTTCAGGTTTCAGTCTTTTCAAAAGATATTTACACAGGAGGCTGTGCAGTCATCTCCTTCCACGCCATTTGCGGGGATGTCCATGCCGCCGTGTGTATTGAACAGTTCAACGAGGCGATGTGCGTATTCGTCTACAGGTTCATCTGGTCCCTGTTTGCAGGTGCTGATTTTGGTCATGTTGGTTTTTCTGGGAAAcacttcttttatcttttcttgAAGGGCATCTGTGGCAGCACGGTAGTCAGCGTTAGTGACGTGGTTCcactcagtgttttttaatgtcagGCCAACTGCTGGAAGAGCTATGGTCAACCGGTGAAAGTCACTAGCATTCAGTTGCTTAGCCAGAATTCTATGGATTTCTACTCCAGTAGGGCAATATTCCTTGCAGAATGGAAGGAAGTCGTTGTTGGATTTTACATACAACATAGGCGTGCCATGGACGATGCACCAGAATAGGACCCTCTGGGCCAGCCACCTCTACCATGGGAAGGAACATACTTGGTCCCTGGTCATCATCGTCATCGCTGTCTTGTGTGGTGTAGGGACCTGCACATTTGGA
This region includes:
- the LOC113167134 gene encoding trace amine-associated receptor 13c-like, with product MIPSHYRQLHTSTNLILLSLAVSDFFPLTELHALTVDSDLDCCPLCRQQPHPDIPASASAAQQQQPQDEGDASGMSSSSEMASLPASHTRGKMQSKCAGPYTTQDSDDDDDQGPTLPAVGLTLKNTEWNHVTNADYRAATDALQEKIKEVFPRKTNMTKISTCKQGPDEPVDEYAHRLVELFNTHGGMDIPANGVEGDDCTASCVKDALPKQATGPLHFFQPGDWVIMKELIRKHWNSKRWQGPFQVLLTVYTAVKVAERATWIHSELCFPQLNNSCKKRTGPHSESMLIYTLLPFLALLTVFLNLLVIISISHFRQLHTSTNLLLLSLAVSDFFVGLLMVPFQILLSEPCWLLGDLACILSSFLPVITVPATAVNMVLISVDRYVAVCDPLRYSTKITPKRVKICVLLCWIYSVFYNFMFLFDNLKQPGKYNSCYGECVIKINGAVDLILRFIIPTTSIIILYSRVFVVAVSQARSMRSHIAAVKLQRSVTVTVKKSELKAARTLGVVVAVFLMCYCPFYGISLAGYELMIGSSTHIFLFFMAIFNSCLNPVIYAFFYPWFRKTVKLIVTLEILQPHSCQANVL